A window of Thermodesulfobacteriota bacterium contains these coding sequences:
- a CDS encoding biotin/lipoyl-containing protein, whose translation MTRYELVIDDVPVTVEILSLSAGQATVSVNGVTVEVELPPGTVVAPARPSRHAPVLRGVRYGPRETQGWGTATAARRPSLFAGEAIYAPLPGSVVAVLVQVGDHVDPGTPVVLMEAMKMENEIQAHTAGRVTAVWVKAGQAVKVNDVLVVVAPGG comes from the coding sequence ATGACGCGTTACGAGCTCGTCATCGACGACGTCCCGGTGACCGTGGAGATCCTGTCCCTTTCGGCGGGGCAAGCCACTGTGTCGGTCAACGGCGTGACGGTGGAAGTGGAGCTCCCGCCCGGGACCGTCGTGGCTCCCGCCCGTCCAAGCCGCCACGCGCCCGTGCTGCGCGGGGTGCGGTACGGTCCCAGGGAAACGCAGGGCTGGGGCACAGCCACTGCCGCGAGAAGACCCTCCCTCTTCGCGGGAGAGGCAATCTACGCCCCGCTGCCGGGGAGCGTGGTCGCCGTCCTCGTCCAGGTGGGCGATCACGTCGATCCCGGAACGCCGGTCGTGCTCATGGAAGCAATGAAGATGGAGAACGAGATCCAGGCCCACACGGCGGGGAGGGTTACCGCGGTATGGGTCAAGGCGGGCCAAGCCGTCAA